A genomic segment from Aegilops tauschii subsp. strangulata cultivar AL8/78 chromosome 1, Aet v6.0, whole genome shotgun sequence encodes:
- the LOC109764325 gene encoding probable methyltransferase PMT8, whose amino-acid sequence MRGRNDGGHSKRPVVLFCVMVVCLCLLFLYFSGSNGQAGSAALEYGTKFSRSLGWGSDGDGDDGSDESIFGTGDANDVKLKSFPVCDDRHSELIPCLDRNLIYQMRLKLDLNLMEHYERHCPPPERRFNCLIPPPHGYKVPIKWPKSRDIVWKANIPHTHLAKEKSDQNWMIDAGEKIKFPGGGTHFHHGADKYISSIANMLNFKDNIINNEGMLRTVLDVGCGVASFGGYLLSSNVIAMSLAPNDVHQNQIQFALERGIPAYLGVLGTKRLPYPSRSFELAHCSRCRIDWLQRDGILMLELDRLLRPGGYFAYSSPEAYAQDEEDRRIWKEMSSLAERMCWKIAEKKNQTVIWVKPLNNDCYRSRPRGTNPPLCKSGDDPDSVWGVTMEACITPYPEQMHRDGGSGLAPWPARLTTPPPRLADLYVTADAFEKDTEMWQQRVDNYWNLLRPKVKPESIRNIMDMKANFGSFAAALKEKDVWVMNAVSHDGPNTLKIIYDRGLIGSTHDWCEAFSTYPRTYDLLHAWTVFTDLEKRGCSAEDLLLEMDRILRPTGFIIVRDKAPIIVFIKKYLNALHWEAVTVVDGESSPESEENEMILIIRKKLWLPEGGSQDST is encoded by the exons ATGAGGGGGAGAAATGACGGGGGGCATAGCAAGAGGCCCGTCGTGCTCTTCTGCGTCATGGTCGTGTGCCTCTGCCTCCTCTTCCTCTATTTCTCGGGCTCCAATGGGCAGGCTGGGAGCGCGGCACTAGAGTATGGCACCAAGTTTTCTCGCTCGCTTGGGTGGGGCAGCGATGGAGATGGCGACGATGGCTCAGACGAGTCGATTTTTGGGACTGGCGATGCAAATGACGTTAAGCTCAAGAGCTTCCCG GTATGCGATGATCGGCATTCTGAGCTGATCCCCTGCTTGGATAGGAATTTGATATATCAGATGAGGTTGAAGCTGGATCTAAACTTGATGGAGCATTATGAGCGGCATTGCCCTCCTCCTGAGAGGCGATTTAATTGCCTGATTCCACCGCCACATGGCTATAAG GTTCCCATAAAATGGCCAAAAAGTCGCGATATAGTGTGGAAAGCAAATATTCCTCACACTCACCTTGCAAAAGAGAAGTCAGACCAGAACTGGATGATTGATGCAGGCGAAAAAATTAAGTTTCCAGGTGGCGGAACACATTTTCATCATGGTGCTGACAAATATATATCAAGCATTGCAAAT ATGCTAAACTTCAAAGATAACATTATAAACAATGAGGGAATGCTTCGTACTGTACTTGATGTGGGCTGCGGAGTTGCTAGTTTTGGAGGATATCTTCTTTCATCGAATGTCATAGCGATGTCTTTGGCACCAAACGATGTACATCAGAACCAGATCCAATTTGCTCTTGAAAGGGGGATCCCTGCTTATCTTGGTGTTTTGGGAACAAAAAGGCTTCCATACCCCAGTAGATCGTTTGAATTAGCCCACTGTTCTCGTTGCAGGATTGATTGGCTTCAGAGAGATGGAATTCTTATGCTTGAACTGGACAGATTACTCAGGCCTGGAGGTTATTTTGCTTATTCATCTCCTGAGGCATACGCACAGGATGAGGAGGATCGTAGAATCTGGAAAGAAATGAGTTCCCTTGCAGAAAGGATGTGCTGGAAAATTGCAGAGAAAAAAAACCAGACAGTTATTTGGGTCAAGCCTCTGAACAATGATTGCTACAGGAGCCGGCCGCGTGGTACAAATCCACCTCTATGCAAAAGTGGTGATGATCCAGATTCAGTATGGGGAGTGACAATGGAGGCTTGCATTACTCCGTATCCAGAAC AAATGCACAGGGATGGGGGAAGTGGATTGGCTCCTTGGCCTGCTCGATTAACAACCCCACCTCCTCGTCTTGCAGATTTGTATGTTACAGCTGACGCATTTGAAAAAGATACG GAAATGTGGCAGCAAAGAGTAGATAATTATTGGAATTTATTGCGCCCAAAGGTAAAACCAGAGAGTATTAGAAACATCATGGACATGAAAGCAAACTTTGGATCATTTGCTGCTGCTCTCAAGGAAAAGGATGTATGGGTGATGAATGCTGTGTCCCATGATGGACCAAACACTCTTAAGATAATCTATGACAGAGGGCTCATAGGCTCTACACACGACTG GTGTGAGGCATTCTCTACTTATCCTCGAACATATGATCTTCTACATGCGTGGACAGTCTTCACCGACCTTGAGAAAAGAGGTTGCAGTGCTGAAGATCTGCTCCTTGAAATGGATCGTATACTCAGGCCAACTGGTTTTATCATCGTGAGAGACAAGGCCCCTATCATTGTATTCATCAAGAAGTATCTCAATGCACTTCACTGGGAGGCAGTAACCGTTGTGGATGGTGAGTCCAGTCCGGAATCTGAGGAGAATGAAATGATACTCATAATCCGGAAGAAATTGTGGCTACCAGAAGGAGGTTCACAGGACTCGACGTAA
- the LOC109764331 gene encoding F-box/kelch-repeat protein At5g42350-like, with translation MLMLCVSWCDPANRRDKVVRKVFEMNLGLTPLLQWTEASAHPDAPMDSNSVRHRPGQDQLVEMFRIFGKILDFATACRVSGSGQSWSCIARENAAAMADAMSCRLKSLAVLLL, from the coding sequence ATGCTCATGCTCTGCGTCTCGTGGTGTGACCCGGCGAACAGAAGGGACAAGGTGGTGCGGAAGGTGTTCGAGATGAACCTCGGCTTGACACCGCTGCTCCAGTGGACCGAGGCGTCCGCGCACCCGGACGCACCCATGGATTCCAACAGTGTTCGCCACCGGCCAGGACAGGATCAACTTGTAGAGATGTTCAGAATCTTCGGCAAGATCCTTGACTTCGCGACGGCTTGCCGGGTCTCGGGCAGCGGGCAGAGCTGGAGCTGCATCGCCCGGGAGAACGCGGCCGCCATGGCCGACGCCATGTCCTGCCGGCTGAAATCCTTGGCCGTGCTGCTTCTCTGA